The Serinus canaria isolate serCan28SL12 chromosome Z, serCan2020, whole genome shotgun sequence genomic interval AATGCCCTCTCTCTTGTAGCCCTCGAGCAGCTCCTCGCTGTCCCAAATGCGCATGGAACCGCCCACGATCTCACCCACGTTGGGCATCAGCACGTCCACCTGCAGTGCACCACAGCACGGCCCGCTTACAGCCGAGCCACCTCACCAGGCACGGCCCAGACAGCcccaacaaaacccagcagggaCTCTCCAAGGGATTCCTACAGGCATTCCTGGAGCACCCATGCCCTCACACATCGCCACTGCTCCAAGCTAccccagcaggaaaaaggaCTCACCGACTCGGTGAGGCGCGAGTCATCGCTGCAGCGCTGCATGTAGAAGGACTTGATCTCTGCAGGGAAGCGGCACAGCAGGATGGGCTCGTTAATGGTGTCTGTCATCAGCCTCTCGGGAGCTTCGGGAATGTCCTAGGGTCAGAGCAGGCTTTATTCTTACTCAGCACCAAAACTATGCCCATACACAAGTCCCACATGAAGCGGGCATGAAATGAGACAGTTTCACACTGCACATGTCCACGCTTTCATCCTAACGTACCTAAATTCTTATAACAAACTTActttagaagaaataaaaacccacatgtctggggaaaaaaaaaatctgttccatTAAAATTCAAGTCTCCCCAAGATACAAGAATATAAGACAGAAAACCgaggggaagaaaaatcctggctATGCTGTCAAGTTTTCCTGAGCTCCTTCAAAGAACTGTCTCACATGCTGGAGAAGTGTGGCCAGGGAACTGATGAGAGGTGACCACACAGGTTTTTATGCCAATGTTGAAGGACATCAGGTCAAATCCCAACCCACAGCTGCACTCCTACAGGACATtactccagctcccagcagaacaTACCTCCCCAAACTCATAGTAAGTGCCATCTTCCTTCTTCACATCATGTTCCTTCAGCCACTCAATGGCTTCAGCATAGTTCATGCGTCGGAAGGGACGTTTGGGGGGCTGGAAACCCTGGGGATAAGAGCAAAGACAGGTGCAGGAGCACCATTTTAAAAGGGATACTTTTCTAGCTGATCAGCACATCCACGACCTTTCCCAGCTCACATACCATCAAATTGTCACTTAAATTAAGCTCAGTACTATAAAGCTAGAACCAAACACAACCATCTCAAGCCCAGTAAATCCTGGGAGGAAAGATAAGGAAGTATTTCCAGAGCTTTAAGCTCCATGTTCCAGGGGAGGAACTGAAACACCACTTGTTTCATCACTCCCTCATGCTCCATTAGCAAGCACCAGCTGGTCAATATCCAATCTCTAGGATGGAGGGTTTTATTCCACTGGCACAGCACATGCTTCCATAAATcctggcacactgctggcttcTGGAGCACACTAGCAGGGAACATCTTCCCCCACAGTTCCCTGCTTTGGTCTTTACCAGCCTTGCagttttttcattcttattaTGTGTAATATTCTTCTTGCCATTACAAATAGTAAGTAAGCTCACTGCCTTGCCCTGCATCTCCCAAAGGAATGTGCTGAGTAGGAAAGGCTTAAGGCTATTTTCTTGGCTGATCCCATTGCTGCTGCCTACCGGGTTGAGGTCGTACAGTAAGCTCGCTGCAGGTGATTTCAAGACTCTGTCTACGACATCACACACCAAGTTCTCCAGACGGTCCAACAAATCCTCAAAACTTATAAAAGGACATTCAGCTTCAATGTGAGTGTACCTGGAACAAAGGCACAGCATTGCAAAGTCACATACAAGCAACACATCTTTAGCTATGAAACAAACTCATAGAAAAAACCTTCAACCCAAGCCCTTTTACTCCCACACCATAAAGGAAATCAAGctgtttgaaaagaaacaaggaCGACTGTCCGTACTCTGCCAAGTGCCTGCGCGTCCTGGACTGCTCAGCTCTGTAGGACTGAGCAATACAAAAGACatctcccagagctggcaggcaggTCTCCAGGTAGAGCTGGGATGACTGGGTCAGGTATGCCTCTTCACCAAAGTAATCCAGCTTGAAGAGGGTGGAGCCTCCCTCCACCTGCGTCTGCACTAAGGTAGGCGGTGTGACCTGTAGGAGAACAGGGCTGTCACTGCTTGGGTGAAGAACTGAGCACATGGATGAGTCAGGGCACTAGAGCAGTCACTTGCTGACCAGGGAACACACACTTACTTCATAGTATCCATTGGCAAAGAAGTGATCCCTGAAGGCCTGCACGACCATGGAGCGCACCTTGAAGATTTTGGACATGTTCTCACCTCGAATCATCATGTGCCTGTTGTTGAGCTGCACGTCCACCTCTGAGTCCTCGTTGAGCAGATTGtcagcccctcctgctggggCCAGGCCGATGAGCTCCCAGTAAtcacagctcagctcgtggCCTCCTGGAGCCTGCCAAGGGAGAGAAACCAACACTGGGGAAAAAGTCCACTGCTTGCCTTTTGGATGTCTTTTCACAAGGGCTTGGGGTGatgggacaagggggaatggcttcccatgGGCTGAGGGCAGGGTAGATGGGAAAtcaggaattcttccctgtgagggtggtaaggccctggcacagggtgcccagagcagctgtggctgcctcacctctggcagtgcccaaggccaggctggatggggcttggaacaatctgggatagtgggaggcgtccctgccatggcaggggctggtaCTGGATGGGCCATAAGGTCCTTCCACCAAACAGCTGTGACCGTTCTGCTCTCACTAGCTCCCCCGTGTGGTCACAGCCGCCTTCCACCCCGACAAACGGCATTCGTAGTTCCACCTCTAAGTTGAACTAAAACCATTTTAGTTCACTGCAATTTTCAGGgtagaaatgcagattttcaaaGGCTAAACCACAGATCTTTACCAAAATGTGACAGTGGGGGCTCACATTTCCTAACCTTGGGTCCAGCCTACAAACACACCTCAGTAAAAGAGATGTGAAAAAATTCTTAGcctcacaaaataaaaactgaataaacCTGTTCAGGAAAGTGAAACCACGCCATTTACTTAACATAGCTCTTCATGTTATAGTCTAGGAGTTGTCTATCAGTGGAAAATTGTTTCAGGCAGAAGCAAAACAGTCCCACAGTTCACTGGACAGCACAGCTTTGGGAGCTTTGTTCTTTCTCTAGCCCTAATTCCCTCTGAAATAATCCAATGGTTCCAACCAGCTCTGCTTGTGCCTCCCTCAGGACACCAATGACcgtgagggaggaggagaagctgaggagcTCCTGTACCTGCttgccctggggcaggaggttCAGCGTGCCGTACACCACCACGCTGCTCTCCGTGGACAGCACCAGCCCGTTGTAGCACTGGCACTGCAGCGAGACAGACAAAGGCACAGGTAAGCAAGATTTTATTCCTCACTTTCCTACAGCATCCACTGGAACCACACATTAGCACACAGTCACTGCTGAACAGCTCTCACACTGACAAACTGCAGTGACATACAATTTAACAGTAACACAACTGAGTCAATAGGTTGAGGAGAACTTAAAAACATCTACATAAGTGAACACCAGATGAGGTATGAACTCTTCAATTAATGACAGAACACAATCATCACAACTTACCAGCTCATCAGAAAGGACACACTGAAGGAACCCTGTGCCATCTCTCAGCACAATAAACATCAGATTTTTCCCTAGttaaaaagagaaggaatttgGTTTCACTATGAGCAGGTGCTGGTTAGCTCCTCATTTGACAAGACTAGTTTAAAACACAGTTGAGGAAATTCTGCAGGGCTAGCCTCCAAACTGAAAATCCCATAGGATTTGAACTAAAAAATGTCTGTATGTCCACACATTAGGGGAAACTGTCAGTGTTGCAGTGATCATTGAGATCAACCAAAGAAGGCACCTGACTGGTTAAAAAATTGAGACCAGCTGCTGTCAGACTCATTCTGTGTCCAAATTTTGAAGGCCACTGTACTTGTTCTATCTCCCTGCACGGGCTAAACAATGCTTGTGCTTTACCTTGCCTCCGTAACCTGTGGATCCAGCCAAAAATCTTCACTCTCTGCCCTCTGTAAGCCTCCAGGGCATTGATCTTCACCTGAGAGGCAGGGAATAAAAGCCATTAAGTAGGGGAATGGTTCAGCACCTCTTAGAGTTCATCCAGaccccaccccagagcagcacaatcTCTGTGCTGACCACATGCCAAGGCACAGGATCATACTCACACACTTGGGCTCTGGAAGACTGGGATCATTCTTGATAACAACCTTCTTGGCTTCCTCCAGGTTCTTCTCTCTTCTCAAGAGATCTTCTGCCTGGTTGGAATAAAATTACTTATGAAATAGCTGTAACCAGGCCAGTAGTAAATAACATGTGAAACAACAGCACCAGTAAGGAACAACCTGCAGCTTTTTCAGAGGGGCAGGAATAATGATGACACTGTAATGTTTTTGGAAAACAATGGTGCTCTGTTCCTTTTGCAACCtacctccttcttctccttagcttcatttttcatctgttcCCTGTGCCATAGCTTTTTGACATTCTTCATCTGTGATTTGGAAATGATGGCCCATCTCTAAAGAATTCAAGGAGAGAGCAAGAGACAGCAGATTACATTGTGTCCCTTCACACCAAGACACAGTAAATAATTCCCACTAGGAAACCCTTCAATGCCACAGCacctcattttctttttgggaATCCACATAAATTGTAGGAAATGgctcttttcctgctgtcatCAATGCctaaaaagcagggaaaaataaccaaaaatgAACCAAAATCGTCCTTACAGAGCCTAAGCAGGCACCTTGCTCCCGCTCAGGTTGCAAAAACAGATATGAAactcacatttaaaaatacaagggCCATCACTTGCCCCAGAACACACTCCACACTGCCAAACAAAGCATGTGTTTTACACACTCACCTTCAACACGGTCTTGAATGGTTTCTTTTGCGTTCCATCACCAGTGGAGTCGTTGCCCTCTCGTTCAGACACATACAGCTCTTCTGGGATACATGACAAATACGGGCaattactcaaaaaaaaaatcattaaaaagaaaatggacaCAACACGGATGTGTCCCCGCTCACTGCAGGGGGCTGGAAGAGGTCATCgttaaaggtctcttccaacacaaCCCTTTCTATTATACCGAATCTTGATGGTTATCAGCAGTGATAAACCTTCAAATGCACCACCTGGTCACTCAAGATAAGAATTATAtcatatatttcatttaaaaaaccaatCCATGCAGTGCGTTCGCTAAAATCTCAAGGGTTCCCGAGGTACCGAACCCCCGGGAGCCACCGGCTGCACATCGGGACCCAGAAGGAGCAGCCCTTCCCGGGCACAGCCATGAGCAGGTAAGCAGGGAGACGGGGCCTGGGACCAGCCAGGAACCGAAACGAGAAACGCAGCGACCCCTCCCGTGCCCGGGgagggcccggcccggcccggcgggccCGGCGCTGCGGCCGCTCCCGGTGCGCCCCCCCAGCGCAGCGCTGCCGGGCCCGCCGGGACACCGAGGATCAGGGGATGGGGGCCGGGGTGCGGGGCCGGGTCCCCGGGCTCTCACCGAGGGCCAGCGCCGCCGTCCTGCCCAGCACGTCCCCCGCCATGGCCGCGGCGCAGGAACTGCATCACGGGCGGGCTGAGCCAACGCGCCGCCGCCTTGCGTCAGCCGgcccgccctgccctgccctgcccttccgCTCCCTTCCCTTCCGCACACGGGCGGGGCAAAGCCGGCCGCTCCTGCCCGCCAGGTGCTGACACGTCGGCGTGCTCCAGTCTAATCCCTGCACTCAGGGCAAGGAAGTATACTATCGGatatttatttgcattacaCTTTTGAAATGTACATTCCGTTGAATGAGAACTGTAGGTCATAGTTTTTACTATAAAACCATTTCAATAATTAGCTTTGCTTCGGAAGGGGGAAGTAGATAAAAGTGAAACATTCAAACACCTCTAAAATCTATCTCAGTAATTAGCCTTACTTCAGAAGGGGGAAGTAGATAAAAGTGAAACATTCAAACACCTCTATAAAACCATTTCAATAATTAGCTTTACTTCGGACGGGGGAAATAGATAAAAGTGAAACATTCAAACACCTCAACTCGAGTAAAGAATGTGCAAATATAAAGAGACTCATAAAACCACTTTTTACACTGCAAGAACTGAGGCACCAGCAACTGAAATACATTGCAATGAAAGTGACTCGTTATCCATCACTGACTGTGTCCAGAACTGAAATGAATAGCTTGTGCCAGCTCTAGGGGCAGCTTCCAGAGCTGAGATCTATCCTGATTGCTTATCCAATCTGACACTGGCTGGAGTTTTACCACCAAAgacatcccagcccagctgtgacagctccGATGGGAGCATCCAGGGCTCTCTCCAGGGCCAAGCACCCCATGTGCCATCATGTCTGAGCAGTTAATGAAATGGAGCACACAAGCAAATTCGCTTTCAATGACAAGGATGAAATGTAGATACAGTTTTATACCAGCATAGtattaaaaagtgaaaagtcTGCAATTCCAGGCATCACTAAAAACAGACACTGCTGGGTTTCCAATCCCAGCACGTGTATCCTTCACACAAAGATCAGTAGTTCCACAGAGAACTCTTGGCTTTTCTGTGCTCTCAGGAGTCCAAACCCAGAAACTTCTGTGATAAGACATAAAAAACTTCACATGCTCATGCCAGGTGGTTAAACAAGATCCTGAGTTTGTCCGGAACAGTTTCGTGCGGTCGCTGTGCCAAACAGCCCCTGGCCAGCCGGCGGTCCCTCAGCTGGTGTCCCGCGTGTCCCCGGAGCCCGGGCCGGCGGCCAGCACGGCGTCCAGCGGGGCGCGCCGCTTGCGGATGCTGCGCCCCGAGGCGATCAGGTCGGCGTAGCCGCGCTGGTGCGAGAAGGCGTAGGCGGAGCGGCGGGCGGACACACCGCGGCGGAACGCGCTCTGCCGCCGcttccactgctgctcctccagcaggtACTTCCGACGGTTCCTCTGGATCTGCACGCACGCAAACACACCGCGGGTCGTGCATTAGGCATCGTCGCCACAGCTGATCTGTTTTCGTAGCTGTGTGCTGCctcaaggcagagcagaagtAGCCACATCTATCCCCTATACTCTTGACATGTAACCCTGGAACTCGAGGCCAGCCTAAATTAAACACAAACTGGGGCCCTCAGCAGCCTCATGGGGTCTCAGTGGCACCACCAGATCTCAGCCAGgcacaagaggaaacagcccccactgagctgctgcctcaggccagccctgcagccactcCTCCACCGACAGGACCCAAGCCaggcctgtgctgctctctgaaggGCACCATCACTTACTTGTCTCTAACATTATcataaaatcccagaatggcttgggttggaagggaccttaatgcccatctcatcccaccccctgccttgggcagggacaccttccactagcccacAGCTTAGCACTGACACCAGCCCCTGTAAATAAACACCTGCCACATTCACCCAAAAAACAGATTTCACTCACTTTGTCACTCTCTGAAGGCCAGATTGTCATGGATAGAAAGCGCTGTGCCACTACAGGCAGTAAGCAAATGGCAATGGATAAAATCATGGTAAGCCAAAGGTATGGCTGCCGCAGAGCATTCGGAGCAGTTCCTGGGAATAAAAGGAGCAAAAGTTAATTTGTGACAAAGCTACATCAGACAGGACTGAGAACCACAAAGCACCAGGACTGACCTGTGAACTGAAAGACAGAAGGGAAGAGAACATGGATTCCGGCACTATGAAAGTCAAATGTGATCCCAAAGTAAAGTGCAATACTCCCAAATACTGAAAAAGCATTAACAAAAGTCCAGTAAGACGTATCCAGGCCAatctaaaagcaaacaaaagtgCCAAATGAGTTTCTTAATTCCAAATAATGTCAACTACTTCTTACATGTTGTTACTTTTCTAGTAGAGAAATTTGAATAGTGAGCAGAAAGTGTTCTCAGAACACCAAAGCTCAGGGAACCAAGCTTACTTGCCTGAAAATTGACAACAAATATCAGAGAGgatgctgctgtgacagcaaagGACTGATAATCTGCAGGGGCTTCTCCATCTTCTCCCATAGATTTAAGGTAGGCTCCATACGGGATGAAGAAGATGATCAGTGAAGTTAGAGCTCCATGGAGCAAACTTATAAAGAACTTCTTGTAGTTGAAAAGTAAATCTCTCTGGCCCAAAACATAAAGTCTGGGGAACCGAAGGCTCAGTTTGTCACTCACATCCttaataaagaggaaaaagaaaaagaaagttgtgAATTGTTGGTTGTTCTCAGCCTGAGCTTTGGAGAGTGAGAAGCTGAACTATACAGTGTCCCAAAGGGAATGGCAGAtccctttctctttccaatAGCAGGGATTTGCACAGAGTAATGCAAAAGGAAGACATTCTTACAagccacaaaaccaaacccctctTGTTTCATGGAAAACCAGTGTAACTTAAGGATGTGGTGATAGGTGCCTTTGGATTCATCTGTTGTAACAACATGGGGATACCTGGTCGAGCAAGCCGACGAGCAGGACCGGGAGGCTGGAATACAGCACGTTGTACAGTGTGATGAACCAGTCCTCATAGGCTGTCTGCAACACAGGGGGAATTGCAGGACTTGgtgatttcattttattacatCCTTCCCCTCCAGTTCCTGACAAAACTCACATGTGCTCTACTACAGCTTTAAGTTCCCTGTCTCGCTGTTcacccaaaggcagcagcaccttggctCAAGGCTCTGCTGAAGCTCTTTAGTCTGTGTTAAGCTGCCCCACTCCTTCCAAATCTTCCTCCCTGTACAACAGTGATCCTGACTTTAGTGCTCTGGAATCGTACCTGCTTGTAACCAACTCGCTCAGTACTCATCACATCCTCTCGCAGAAATCACTGGTGACAACTTCACATTCCTGACACTTCCCAGGTTAAGCCTTTGCTGTTCCACACTGACAGAAGCATCTGCTTATTGTTATCCCACATGAGCACACCTTCCTACCTGGGCAGAGAAGCCATTGAAGAAGGAGTACCAGATGTGGACCAGCGTGAAAGCGAAGTTTTTGTAGAAGAAGTATCTCAGAAACTTGCACATCCTGATGTACGACCAGCGCCCGTGGACCAGCAGCAGGCGCTGGAGGTAGCGGAACTGTCCGAAGGAGTAGTCACTCGACATGACAGCCTGCATGCCCTCCTGGCCACTGATCCCAACTCCAATGTGGGCAGCTGGGTGAGGGAGACAAACACCACACACTAGGttggacagagggacaggaacaTGACCAGGGCCATTTCTACTGCCACCTGGACTGTCTCTCAGTGCTTGTTCTGTCAGAATGCACCTGGGAAATTTGACCAAAGGAGAACCAAGTGATGAGACAGAGTGAGTAAATCCTGAACAAACTGGCCAGGCAGTTTACAAACACCCCTGGGACATAAACCCTATCCTagacattttttccttgcttgcaTCTcttgggaagcagagcaggtACAATCTGGGATGGCTAATGCCACCAGGCAGGGGGCAGCCAAGCTACTGCTTTGGTCTTCATATTACACTTCTGTAACACACAGCATGAGAACAGATTCCTGCTCAGGGAAtgtctacagaaaaaaaaatggatcaGGAAAAACCACTAACCATTTCCTAAAGTGCTTCCTCAGAAAGGGAAACAGGCACAGAAGCTAAAAGGCCCACGGCAGCAAAGCAGATGGAAGAGTCTTCTGACAGAGAGGGACAGTGGAGAGACCGCAGGAGCAGGCCAGAGGAGATCTGTCCTAGCAGGAGAGCTTGACAGCTGCCTTACTTTTGATCATGTTCACATCATTGGCCCCGTCCCCGATGGCCAGGGTGATGGCCTTCTTGTACTTCTTCACCAGCTCCACCACCATGGCCTTCTGCTTGGGGGTCACACGGCAGCAGATCACAGCCCTGCACTCGCAGGCCAGATCAACAAagttcttctgctgctgctccttgtaggcctctgcccttctccttttctcagtttgtttcttcttctcttctgctgttcTGGGGAATTTCAgtttaagtttctttttcttctttttcttctccagcaggatttcattctgtgaaaaaaattaaacttacTATATTTTCTTCTGCACCATTTCCAGTCCTACTCCAGGCACTGCTTAACAACACACCTGAGGTCATTATGCTCCCAGCATCCATTTCTGTCATGCTCAAGCAGACAAAGGAACAGAGTCCTCAGTGAGAGACACTGTAGGCTGGTGGTGCCCCAAAATCCCAAGCACTCGGGAGAACAGCCTTTGTACATACCAGCCAGGAGCCAGTGATGATTAGAGCCCGgtctctgctgccctggaagAATGGCTCGTTCATTCTGAGAGAGGAATGTGGACTGGATCCAGCACTGTTCCTCTGATTTTCCAGCCTCGTCTGAAGGAGAGCActggaaagagagggaaaaactgTACTAAAATGTCAAGGATAAACTTTAAGCTAGGTCAGTCCCAGACTGAAAATCCTGAAAACTAActcctctgtgttttcactTGCCTGGTATCTTCTCCATAGCAGATGGCCGTTTCCTCTGTTAAGAGTTCACAAGAAAATCCAATATTTTCAGCAGTTTctacaaaaaaattaagagaaggAAGTATTTACTGAAAGTACAAGTAATTGTTAGGAGCAGCCAGAAGCACCACAAGTGCTCTTAAGTAATTTCTGATTTACATTTCAGTATGAGAATTCCCTTTCAATGCCACAGTGCAGATGAACAGGAAAACATCCTCCTGTTTTTAGCTGTTTGGCTGTAAGCAACCCCACCTTTTTTATCACCAGTAAGCACCCAGATTCTAATGTCTGCTTTGGAGAGTCTGGAGATAGTTTCTGGAACTCCATCCTGCAGTTTGTCTTCAATAGCTGTTGCACCAAGCAGCTGAAAGGCATTTGAAATACAGGTGGTTAGTAGCACTGAAACgtgtttcttttaatataaGAATTTAAATGTACTAAAAATGTACAATTCCTTACAATCaagtttttttctatttcctcaTACACTTTGTCCAGAGCTTCATCCCGGTGACTTGTAGCTAAACTGGCCTCCACAAACTTTTTATTCCACACTTCAAATTCATCCTGGCTTATGTCTCTATAGCACAGGCAGAGTGTCCTGAGAGTTTCATTTGCAAAgacctgaaaaataattaaaaccacACATATCCACAAAAGAAAACTCTTCATTTGCAATCCAAACATGAGGGTAAGAACATGAGCATTTGACAAGTTTGACAGAACAAGTTTAACTTTAATTGCAGGTTTCCATTTGTCTTAATAgcttaggaaaaggaaattagTAACACTATTGtcagaaagaaacaatttttgttttaaaaagagcatacaaaatacaaacataCATCAAGCGCCTCTTCTGTGGCTTCTCTCTTGACGTTCCTGGGGCGCAGCCGCTCGAAAATCACCGTGTCAGCCCCTTTGCAATACAGCCTGATGGTGCCATCAGACTCTCTTACTGCAGAGGGAAACAGCAGAGGTGGCACCCTTACATCAAGGAACCATTTCAGATTGGATTTTTCAGCCCACTGCCACGTACCAAAGGACAAGGTGGCGTTTCTTCAGTGGGCTTAAACGCGCCCCAGGACTGGTAATTCTTCACCCCAGCTTCCTTTGCACATCCCTTTTCACCCCTAAATAAGTGACCTTCTCCACGCAGGCCGGTGGCAATCAGCTTACCAATGACGGACATCCTCTTCCTGTCGCTGTTGAAATCCAGGATGGCCAGGACATCGTAGGTCCTCTCGACACCCATCTCACTGATGGTGATGGTGTTCTGTGTCCGGGAGAGGAACACGTACCCGAAGTTCCGGGCGGCCGTCACCAGAGCCCCCTCGTCCGGGGAAGCTGCCTGGTAGTGGAGCTGACCTGTAGGATTGCAGCCAGCATCCAGCTGAGGGTGCAGCtggacactgctgcagcacctgccgGCAGGGCACACCGAGAGCAGGGACCACGACCTCCCAAACAGGATCAGTCCTCAGCCTGCTTCCCTTCACATACTAAAGCAGAACTCCACGTTTTCTACCTCAACATCCTAATTTCTCAATCCAgtcatttaaacattttcaaaagaagcTCCAAAAGACAAATCCTTGGCCGGAGACACCAATACAGTGAGAG includes:
- the ATP8B1 gene encoding phospholipid-transporting ATPase IC gives rise to the protein MKGASSMISERDSETTFEEDSQPNDEVVPYSDDETEDELDGRQPGAQPGPKQSSRDPEESRDPGKKDCSWQVKANDLPFYDQPGFKRTIFLCFKKSKYAGNAIKTYKYNPITFLPLNLFEQFKRAANFYFFVLLLLQSIPQISTLSWYTTLVPLLLVLGITAVKDLLDDIARHRMDNEVNNRTCDVIKDGRFKATKWKDIKVGDVVRLKKNTFVPADILLLSSSEPNSLCYVETAELDGETNLKFKMALEVTHRHLQEESALADFDGLVECEEPNNRLDKFTGTLSWRNSNYSLDADKILLRGCKIRNTDFCHGMVIFAGADTKIMKNSGKTRFKRTKIDSLMNYMVYTIIMVLILLSAGLAIGHTYWEQQIGNSSWYLYDGQDSSPAYRGFLNFWGYIIVLNTMVPISLYVSVEVIRFGQSYFINWDLQMYYPEKDTAAKARTTTLNEQLGQIQYIFSDKTGTLTQNIMTFKKCCINGQRYGDCRDAAGQLQSHAEQVDFSWNVYADGKFLFYDHYLIEQIKAGKEPEIQKFFFLLAICHTVMADTSDGQLHYQAASPDEGALVTAARNFGYVFLSRTQNTITISEMGVERTYDVLAILDFNSDRKRMSVIVRESDGTIRLYCKGADTVIFERLRPRNVKREATEEALDVFANETLRTLCLCYRDISQDEFEVWNKKFVEASLATSHRDEALDKVYEEIEKNLILLGATAIEDKLQDGVPETISRLSKADIRIWVLTGDKKETAENIGFSCELLTEETAICYGEDTSALLQTRLENQRNSAGSSPHSSLRMNEPFFQGSRDRALIITGSWLNEILLEKKKKKKKLKLKFPRTAEEKKKQTEKRRRAEAYKEQQQKNFVDLACECRAVICCRVTPKQKAMVVELVKKYKKAITLAIGDGANDVNMIKTAHIGVGISGQEGMQAVMSSDYSFGQFRYLQRLLLVHGRWSYIRMCKFLRYFFYKNFAFTLVHIWYSFFNGFSAQTAYEDWFITLYNVLYSSLPVLLVGLLDQDVSDKLSLRFPRLYVLGQRDLLFNYKKFFISLLHGALTSLIIFFIPYGAYLKSMGEDGEAPADYQSFAVTAASSLIFVVNFQIGLDTSYWTFVNAFSVFGSIALYFGITFDFHSAGIHVLFPSVFQFTGTAPNALRQPYLWLTMILSIAICLLPVVAQRFLSMTIWPSESDKIQRNRRKYLLEEQQWKRRQSAFRRGVSARRSAYAFSHQRGYADLIASGRSIRKRRAPLDAVLAAGPGSGDTRDTS